Proteins found in one Candidatus Zixiibacteriota bacterium genomic segment:
- a CDS encoding DUF1573 domain-containing protein → MKIWKLFLTIICMIIIPTSLVMCQLDDEKSEPGKWIDPAKQQLSNARIEFDHTTYNFGSIIKGAVVSHKYWFENKGTDTLTITRIKSTCGCTSTQKAGFSIAPGERSSIDIVFNAGKFNGRVTKSLKINCNDSLNPFLEIRFKANINNPKQILEYSPQKVDFDNVKAGSKASQRISLSNMDDTKSKIVIIDKPDDSFITVNIDKNTLKPKSSANITFSLDNAKEIGEFLTSISLEVEGKRGSRITIPITGNIIE, encoded by the coding sequence ATGAAGATATGGAAATTATTTCTAACCATTATTTGCATGATAATTATACCGACCTCGCTTGTTATGTGCCAGCTGGATGATGAAAAATCCGAACCGGGGAAATGGATAGACCCAGCCAAGCAGCAATTATCAAATGCCCGAATTGAGTTTGACCATACAACTTATAATTTTGGCTCTATTATAAAAGGAGCCGTTGTCAGCCATAAGTATTGGTTTGAAAATAAAGGCACAGATACGTTAACTATTACTAGAATAAAATCGACTTGCGGCTGTACATCCACACAAAAAGCAGGTTTTAGCATTGCTCCGGGGGAACGTTCAAGCATTGATATTGTTTTTAATGCCGGCAAATTTAACGGCAGAGTTACCAAATCTTTAAAAATCAACTGCAACGATTCATTAAATCCGTTTTTAGAAATCAGATTTAAAGCGAATATAAATAATCCCAAACAGATTCTTGAATATTCGCCGCAGAAAGTTGATTTTGATAATGTTAAAGCAGGCTCGAAAGCCAGTCAAAGAATAAGTCTTTCTAACATGGACGATACTAAATCAAAAATAGTTATTATTGATAAGCCTGATGACAGCTTTATAACAGTTAATATCGATAAAAACACCTTGAAACCTAAATCATCGGCAAATATAACATTTTCGCTTGATAATGCTAAAGAGATTGGTGAATTCCTGACATCGATTTCATTAGAGGTTGAGGGCAAGCGCGGCTCGCGAATTACTATTCCAATTACCGGAAATATTATTGAGTAA
- a CDS encoding cysteine synthase family protein: protein MTGLLNLIGNTPLVPLKKIAADCPATILAKLEMCNIGGSIKDRLALSLIEDAEKTGRLKPGGTVIEVTSGNTGIAVAMICAIKNYHALLVMSDKNSEEKQNMIKLYGAELVLTPHTVPPSDPRSNYSVAAKLAEETPNSIYLDQYDNPANIDAHYLTTGPEILKQTGGDIEAIVVGAGTGGTVSGIGRFFKEKAPSVKIIGIDSEGSILTHYYRTGEIIEGSHYEVEGIGSDKMVKALDFTVLDDLFPISDKESFLMTRKIAQIEGIFAGGSSGSIYAGAIKAIEKYKFTGNVVVIFADSGNRYLSKLYSDSWMRTKGYM from the coding sequence ATGACCGGGCTTTTAAACCTGATCGGGAACACACCATTAGTTCCCTTAAAAAAGATTGCCGCTGATTGTCCGGCAACGATTTTAGCCAAGCTTGAAATGTGCAATATCGGCGGTTCGATTAAAGACAGGTTAGCCTTATCGCTGATTGAGGATGCTGAAAAAACCGGACGGCTTAAACCAGGCGGCACGGTGATTGAGGTTACTTCAGGCAATACCGGCATAGCTGTGGCTATGATTTGTGCTATAAAAAACTATCATGCCTTGCTCGTAATGAGCGATAAGAACTCCGAAGAGAAACAGAATATGATCAAGCTGTATGGCGCCGAGCTTGTGCTTACTCCTCATACTGTACCCCCCTCCGACCCGCGGTCTAATTACAGCGTGGCGGCTAAGCTGGCTGAGGAGACGCCCAACAGCATCTATCTTGACCAGTATGATAATCCCGCCAATATTGATGCTCATTACTTGACGACAGGCCCTGAGATATTGAAACAAACCGGCGGCGATATTGAGGCGATTGTGGTCGGAGCCGGTACCGGCGGCACTGTTTCAGGTATCGGTCGATTTTTTAAGGAAAAAGCTCCCTCAGTTAAAATAATCGGTATCGATTCGGAGGGTTCTATTCTGACTCATTATTACCGCACTGGCGAAATAATCGAGGGCAGTCATTATGAGGTTGAGGGTATCGGCAGCGACAAGATGGTAAAAGCGCTTGATTTCACTGTGCTTGACGACCTGTTTCCAATCAGCGATAAAGAATCTTTTTTAATGACCCGCAAAATTGCTCAAATTGAGGGGATTTTCGCCGGCGGTTCAAGCGGGTCTATATATGCCGGAGCTATAAAGGCTATTGAAAAATATAAATTTACCGGCAACGTAGTGGTGATTTTCGCCGACTCCGGCAATCGCTATCTTTCCAAGCTTTATTCAGACAGTTGGATGAGAACCAAAGGTTATATGTAA
- a CDS encoding T9SS type A sorting domain-containing protein: MYKKVIILLIMVCFSAILAQADEWEFLGLSGKQILSISIAPDNTQNICAGTDAGLYYSSDGGQNWELKLSSNTLFPFLSYLPYSSDTLITLLSGGTWSDGIYFSTDDGNSWTTGNYFINPRRLGFDPINPGYVYICFPDGILTSIDYGQNVSSANNGLPNLNILDVKGDGSHLYEAYAVGEAFLAHTTDFGNNWAEMNGLFGLEDYNPSRIEFAPDNPDTLYVTCYAYFARSFNGGASWQYTSMPTYENMPIVCDPDTPGKLYVGSASGGGVLESNDAGANFISMNQDIGNLNIYSLELDAYKYIYAGTGDGVYKYNTIVNIAVKEPVLPQTVSLSQNYPNPFNSQTFIKIQTDSSQMVWLEIYDIAGRLTRTLFEGYVSGEKSLIWDGADNNGSIVSSGIYLYSLKTADNTVCRKMTLLK, encoded by the coding sequence ATGTATAAAAAAGTTATAATTTTATTAATTATGGTATGCTTTAGTGCTATTTTAGCGCAGGCTGATGAGTGGGAGTTTTTAGGGCTTTCCGGCAAACAGATCCTTTCTATTTCTATTGCCCCTGATAATACACAGAATATATGTGCCGGAACTGACGCCGGATTATATTATAGTTCCGATGGCGGTCAGAACTGGGAATTAAAATTATCAAGCAATACTTTATTCCCGTTTTTATCTTACTTGCCTTATTCATCCGATACTTTAATAACACTGCTAAGTGGCGGAACGTGGTCGGATGGTATATATTTCTCAACTGATGACGGCAATTCATGGACAACTGGCAACTATTTTATAAATCCGCGCCGATTGGGTTTCGACCCGATTAATCCCGGCTATGTTTATATATGTTTCCCGGATGGCATACTCACATCAATAGACTATGGCCAAAATGTCAGCTCTGCCAATAATGGTCTTCCAAATTTGAATATACTTGATGTTAAGGGAGATGGCTCTCATCTGTATGAGGCTTATGCGGTTGGCGAGGCTTTTCTGGCGCATACTACCGACTTTGGCAACAACTGGGCAGAAATGAACGGCTTATTTGGTCTTGAGGATTATAATCCAAGTCGCATTGAATTTGCCCCCGATAATCCGGATACATTATATGTAACTTGTTATGCGTATTTTGCTCGTTCTTTTAATGGCGGCGCCTCCTGGCAGTATACTTCCATGCCGACGTATGAGAATATGCCTATTGTCTGCGACCCCGATACGCCCGGGAAGCTTTACGTAGGTTCGGCAAGCGGCGGCGGAGTTTTAGAGTCAAATGATGCCGGCGCTAATTTCATATCGATGAATCAAGATATCGGCAACCTGAATATCTATAGTCTTGAGTTAGATGCTTACAAATATATTTATGCCGGCACCGGTGACGGAGTTTATAAGTATAATACTATAGTCAATATTGCTGTTAAAGAACCGGTTTTACCTCAAACTGTTTCACTATCTCAGAATTATCCAAATCCGTTCAATAGCCAAACTTTCATCAAAATTCAAACAGACAGTTCGCAAATGGTTTGGCTTGAGATATATGATATCGCAGGAAGATTGACCCGGACATTATTTGAAGGCTATGTATCCGGCGAAAAATCTCTTATTTGGGATGGCGCTGATAATAATGGCAGTATTGTTTCATCAGGCATATATCTATATAGCCTTAAAACTGCGGATAATACAGTTTGCCGCAAGATGACATTGCTTAAATAG